A genomic segment from Gavia stellata isolate bGavSte3 chromosome 4, bGavSte3.hap2, whole genome shotgun sequence encodes:
- the DLD gene encoding dihydrolipoyl dehydrogenase, mitochondrial isoform X3: MQRWGRVSCVLAQRSHFDRIHHGLQGICAVSQRTYADQGIDADVTVIGSGPGGYVAAIKAAQLGFKALLNNSHLYHLAHGKDFANRGIEITGIRLNLEKMMEQKSGAVKALTGGIAHLFKQNKVVHVSGFGKITGKNQVTATKDDGSTQVINTKNILIATGSEVAPFPGITIDEDNIVSSTGALSLKKVPEKMVVIGAGVIGVELGSVWQRLGADVTAVEFMGHVGGMGIDMEISKNFQRILQKQGLKFKLNTKVTGATKKPDGKIDVAVEAAAGGKAEVITCDVLLVCIGRRPFTKNLGLEDIGIELDKRGRIPVNNRFQTKIPNVYAIGDVVAGPMLAHKAEDEGILCVEGMAGGAVHIDYNCVPSVIYTHPEVAWVGKSEEQLKEEGIEYKIGKFPFAANSRAKTNADTDGMVKILSQKSTDRMLGAHILGAGAGEMVNEAALAMEYGASCEDVARVCHAHPTVSEAFREANLAASFGKAINF; the protein is encoded by the exons ATGCAGCGCTGGGGACGCGTCTCCTGCGTGCTCGCTCAG aGAAGCCATTTTGATCGAATTCATCATGGTCTCCAAGGAATTTGTGCAGTGTCACAAAGGACCTATGCTGATCAAGGTA TTGATGCTGATGTCACAGTTATTGGCTCTGGTCCTGGAGGGTATGTTGCTGCTATCAAAGCAGCTCAGCTTGGATTTAAG GCCTTGCTGAACAACTCACATCTGTATCACTTGGCCcatggaaaagattttgctAATAGAGGAATCGAAA TTACAGGAATCCGTTTGAATCTAGAGAAGATGATGGAACAGAAGAGTGGTGCAGTGAAGGCCTTAACAGGTGGAATTGctcatttatttaaacaaaacaag GTTGTACATGTATCTGGGTTTGGAAAAATAACTGGCAAAAACCAAGTCACTGCAACCAAAGATGATGGCAGCACACAAGTTATCAATACAAAGAACATACTTATAGCCACAGGCTCAGAAGTTGCTCCCTTCCCTGGAATTACT ATCGATGAAGATAATATAGTGTCATCCACTGGTGCGCTGTCACTGAAAAAAGTTCCGGAAAAGATGGTTGTTATTGGTGCAGGAGTCATTGGTGTGGAACTG GGTTCAGTTTGGCAGCGCCTCGGTGCAGATGTGACAGCTGTTGAGTTCATGGGCCATGTTGGAGGAATGGGAATTGACATGGAGATCtctaaaaacttccaacgtattCTTCAGAAACAGGGACTTAAGTTTAAGCTGAACACTAAAGTTACTGGTGCTACCAAGAAACCAGATGGAAAAATCGATGTAGC TGttgaagctgctgctggtggcaaGGCAGAAGTAATAACGTGTGATGTGCTCCTAGTTTGCATCGGTAGACGTCCTTTTACAAAAAATCTAGGTCTTGAAGATATTGGAATTGAACTTGATAAGAGGGGGAGAATCCCAGTCAATAACAGATTCCAAACCAAAATTCCAAA CGTCTATGCTATTGGTGATGTAGTTGCTGGACCTATGCTGGCCCACAAAGCTGAGGATGAAGGCATTCTTTGTGTAGAAGGGATGGCTGGGGGAGCAGTTCACATTGACTATAACTGCGTACCTTCTGTGATATACACTCACCCTGAAGTGGCCTGGGTTGGCAAATCAGaagaacagctgaaagaagag GGTATAGAATACAAAATCGGGAAATTTCCATTTGCTGCGAACAGtagagcaaagacaaatgctgacACAGATGGCATGGTGAAGATACTTAGTCAAAAATCAACAGACAGGATGTTGGGTGCTCACATTTTAGGCGCA GGTGCTGGTGAAATGGTTAATGAAGCTGCTCTTGCTATGGAATATGGAGCATCATGTGAAGATGTAGCCAGAGTTTGCCATGCCCATCCA ACAGTGTCAGAAGCCTTCAGGGAAGCAAACCTAGCAGCATCTTTTGGCAAAGCTATCAACTTCTAA
- the DLD gene encoding dihydrolipoyl dehydrogenase, mitochondrial isoform X1 gives MQRWGRVSCVLAQRSHFDRIHHGLQGICAVSQRTYADQVDADVTVIGSGPGGYVAAIKAAQLGFKTVCVEKNETLGGTCLNVGCIPSKALLNNSHLYHLAHGKDFANRGIEITGIRLNLEKMMEQKSGAVKALTGGIAHLFKQNKVVHVSGFGKITGKNQVTATKDDGSTQVINTKNILIATGSEVAPFPGITIDEDNIVSSTGALSLKKVPEKMVVIGAGVIGVELGSVWQRLGADVTAVEFMGHVGGMGIDMEISKNFQRILQKQGLKFKLNTKVTGATKKPDGKIDVAVEAAAGGKAEVITCDVLLVCIGRRPFTKNLGLEDIGIELDKRGRIPVNNRFQTKIPNVYAIGDVVAGPMLAHKAEDEGILCVEGMAGGAVHIDYNCVPSVIYTHPEVAWVGKSEEQLKEEGIEYKIGKFPFAANSRAKTNADTDGMVKILSQKSTDRMLGAHILGAGAGEMVNEAALAMEYGASCEDVARVCHAHPTVSEAFREANLAASFGKAINF, from the exons ATGCAGCGCTGGGGACGCGTCTCCTGCGTGCTCGCTCAG aGAAGCCATTTTGATCGAATTCATCATGGTCTCCAAGGAATTTGTGCAGTGTCACAAAGGACCTATGCTGATCAAG TTGATGCTGATGTCACAGTTATTGGCTCTGGTCCTGGAGGGTATGTTGCTGCTATCAAAGCAGCTCAGCTTGGATTTAAG ACTGTCTgtgtagaaaaaaatgaaaccttaGGCGGAACCTGTTTGAATGTTGGATGTATTCCGTCCAAG GCCTTGCTGAACAACTCACATCTGTATCACTTGGCCcatggaaaagattttgctAATAGAGGAATCGAAA TTACAGGAATCCGTTTGAATCTAGAGAAGATGATGGAACAGAAGAGTGGTGCAGTGAAGGCCTTAACAGGTGGAATTGctcatttatttaaacaaaacaag GTTGTACATGTATCTGGGTTTGGAAAAATAACTGGCAAAAACCAAGTCACTGCAACCAAAGATGATGGCAGCACACAAGTTATCAATACAAAGAACATACTTATAGCCACAGGCTCAGAAGTTGCTCCCTTCCCTGGAATTACT ATCGATGAAGATAATATAGTGTCATCCACTGGTGCGCTGTCACTGAAAAAAGTTCCGGAAAAGATGGTTGTTATTGGTGCAGGAGTCATTGGTGTGGAACTG GGTTCAGTTTGGCAGCGCCTCGGTGCAGATGTGACAGCTGTTGAGTTCATGGGCCATGTTGGAGGAATGGGAATTGACATGGAGATCtctaaaaacttccaacgtattCTTCAGAAACAGGGACTTAAGTTTAAGCTGAACACTAAAGTTACTGGTGCTACCAAGAAACCAGATGGAAAAATCGATGTAGC TGttgaagctgctgctggtggcaaGGCAGAAGTAATAACGTGTGATGTGCTCCTAGTTTGCATCGGTAGACGTCCTTTTACAAAAAATCTAGGTCTTGAAGATATTGGAATTGAACTTGATAAGAGGGGGAGAATCCCAGTCAATAACAGATTCCAAACCAAAATTCCAAA CGTCTATGCTATTGGTGATGTAGTTGCTGGACCTATGCTGGCCCACAAAGCTGAGGATGAAGGCATTCTTTGTGTAGAAGGGATGGCTGGGGGAGCAGTTCACATTGACTATAACTGCGTACCTTCTGTGATATACACTCACCCTGAAGTGGCCTGGGTTGGCAAATCAGaagaacagctgaaagaagag GGTATAGAATACAAAATCGGGAAATTTCCATTTGCTGCGAACAGtagagcaaagacaaatgctgacACAGATGGCATGGTGAAGATACTTAGTCAAAAATCAACAGACAGGATGTTGGGTGCTCACATTTTAGGCGCA GGTGCTGGTGAAATGGTTAATGAAGCTGCTCTTGCTATGGAATATGGAGCATCATGTGAAGATGTAGCCAGAGTTTGCCATGCCCATCCA ACAGTGTCAGAAGCCTTCAGGGAAGCAAACCTAGCAGCATCTTTTGGCAAAGCTATCAACTTCTAA
- the DLD gene encoding dihydrolipoyl dehydrogenase, mitochondrial isoform X2 codes for MQRWGRVSCVLAQRSHFDRIHHGLQGICAVSQRTYADQGIDADVTVIGSGPGGYVAAIKAAQLGFKTVCVEKNETLGGTCLNVGCIPSKALLNNSHLYHLAHGKDFANRGIEITGIRLNLEKMMEQKSGAVKALTGGIAHLFKQNKVVHVSGFGKITGKNQVTATKDDGSTQVINTKNILIATGSEVAPFPGITIDEDNIVSSTGALSLKKVPEKMVVIGAGVIGVELGSVWQRLGADVTAVEFMGHVGGMGIDMEISKNFQRILQKQGLKFKLNTKVTGATKKPDGKIDVAVEAAAGGKAEVITCDVLLVCIGRRPFTKNLGLEDIGIELDKRGRIPVNNRFQTKIPNVYAIGDVVAGPMLAHKAEDEGILCVEGMAGGAVHIDYNCVPSVIYTHPEVAWVGKSEEQLKEEGIEYKIGKFPFAANSRAKTNADTDGMVKILSQKSTDRMLGAHILGAGAGEMVNEAALAMEYGASCEDVARVCHAHPTVSEAFREANLAASFGKAINF; via the exons ATGCAGCGCTGGGGACGCGTCTCCTGCGTGCTCGCTCAG aGAAGCCATTTTGATCGAATTCATCATGGTCTCCAAGGAATTTGTGCAGTGTCACAAAGGACCTATGCTGATCAAGGTA TTGATGCTGATGTCACAGTTATTGGCTCTGGTCCTGGAGGGTATGTTGCTGCTATCAAAGCAGCTCAGCTTGGATTTAAG ACTGTCTgtgtagaaaaaaatgaaaccttaGGCGGAACCTGTTTGAATGTTGGATGTATTCCGTCCAAG GCCTTGCTGAACAACTCACATCTGTATCACTTGGCCcatggaaaagattttgctAATAGAGGAATCGAAA TTACAGGAATCCGTTTGAATCTAGAGAAGATGATGGAACAGAAGAGTGGTGCAGTGAAGGCCTTAACAGGTGGAATTGctcatttatttaaacaaaacaag GTTGTACATGTATCTGGGTTTGGAAAAATAACTGGCAAAAACCAAGTCACTGCAACCAAAGATGATGGCAGCACACAAGTTATCAATACAAAGAACATACTTATAGCCACAGGCTCAGAAGTTGCTCCCTTCCCTGGAATTACT ATCGATGAAGATAATATAGTGTCATCCACTGGTGCGCTGTCACTGAAAAAAGTTCCGGAAAAGATGGTTGTTATTGGTGCAGGAGTCATTGGTGTGGAACTG GGTTCAGTTTGGCAGCGCCTCGGTGCAGATGTGACAGCTGTTGAGTTCATGGGCCATGTTGGAGGAATGGGAATTGACATGGAGATCtctaaaaacttccaacgtattCTTCAGAAACAGGGACTTAAGTTTAAGCTGAACACTAAAGTTACTGGTGCTACCAAGAAACCAGATGGAAAAATCGATGTAGC TGttgaagctgctgctggtggcaaGGCAGAAGTAATAACGTGTGATGTGCTCCTAGTTTGCATCGGTAGACGTCCTTTTACAAAAAATCTAGGTCTTGAAGATATTGGAATTGAACTTGATAAGAGGGGGAGAATCCCAGTCAATAACAGATTCCAAACCAAAATTCCAAA CGTCTATGCTATTGGTGATGTAGTTGCTGGACCTATGCTGGCCCACAAAGCTGAGGATGAAGGCATTCTTTGTGTAGAAGGGATGGCTGGGGGAGCAGTTCACATTGACTATAACTGCGTACCTTCTGTGATATACACTCACCCTGAAGTGGCCTGGGTTGGCAAATCAGaagaacagctgaaagaagag GGTATAGAATACAAAATCGGGAAATTTCCATTTGCTGCGAACAGtagagcaaagacaaatgctgacACAGATGGCATGGTGAAGATACTTAGTCAAAAATCAACAGACAGGATGTTGGGTGCTCACATTTTAGGCGCA GGTGCTGGTGAAATGGTTAATGAAGCTGCTCTTGCTATGGAATATGGAGCATCATGTGAAGATGTAGCCAGAGTTTGCCATGCCCATCCA ACAGTGTCAGAAGCCTTCAGGGAAGCAAACCTAGCAGCATCTTTTGGCAAAGCTATCAACTTCTAA
- the DLD gene encoding dihydrolipoyl dehydrogenase, mitochondrial isoform X4 has translation MQRWGRVSCVLAQRSHFDRIHHGLQGICAVSQRTYADQGIDADVTVIGSGPGGYVAAIKAAQLGFKTVCVEKNETLGGTCLNVGCIPSKALLNNSHLYHLAHGKDFANRGIEITGIRLNLEKMMEQKSGAVKALTGGIAHLFKQNKIDEDNIVSSTGALSLKKVPEKMVVIGAGVIGVELGSVWQRLGADVTAVEFMGHVGGMGIDMEISKNFQRILQKQGLKFKLNTKVTGATKKPDGKIDVAVEAAAGGKAEVITCDVLLVCIGRRPFTKNLGLEDIGIELDKRGRIPVNNRFQTKIPNVYAIGDVVAGPMLAHKAEDEGILCVEGMAGGAVHIDYNCVPSVIYTHPEVAWVGKSEEQLKEEGIEYKIGKFPFAANSRAKTNADTDGMVKILSQKSTDRMLGAHILGAGAGEMVNEAALAMEYGASCEDVARVCHAHPTVSEAFREANLAASFGKAINF, from the exons ATGCAGCGCTGGGGACGCGTCTCCTGCGTGCTCGCTCAG aGAAGCCATTTTGATCGAATTCATCATGGTCTCCAAGGAATTTGTGCAGTGTCACAAAGGACCTATGCTGATCAAGGTA TTGATGCTGATGTCACAGTTATTGGCTCTGGTCCTGGAGGGTATGTTGCTGCTATCAAAGCAGCTCAGCTTGGATTTAAG ACTGTCTgtgtagaaaaaaatgaaaccttaGGCGGAACCTGTTTGAATGTTGGATGTATTCCGTCCAAG GCCTTGCTGAACAACTCACATCTGTATCACTTGGCCcatggaaaagattttgctAATAGAGGAATCGAAA TTACAGGAATCCGTTTGAATCTAGAGAAGATGATGGAACAGAAGAGTGGTGCAGTGAAGGCCTTAACAGGTGGAATTGctcatttatttaaacaaaacaag ATCGATGAAGATAATATAGTGTCATCCACTGGTGCGCTGTCACTGAAAAAAGTTCCGGAAAAGATGGTTGTTATTGGTGCAGGAGTCATTGGTGTGGAACTG GGTTCAGTTTGGCAGCGCCTCGGTGCAGATGTGACAGCTGTTGAGTTCATGGGCCATGTTGGAGGAATGGGAATTGACATGGAGATCtctaaaaacttccaacgtattCTTCAGAAACAGGGACTTAAGTTTAAGCTGAACACTAAAGTTACTGGTGCTACCAAGAAACCAGATGGAAAAATCGATGTAGC TGttgaagctgctgctggtggcaaGGCAGAAGTAATAACGTGTGATGTGCTCCTAGTTTGCATCGGTAGACGTCCTTTTACAAAAAATCTAGGTCTTGAAGATATTGGAATTGAACTTGATAAGAGGGGGAGAATCCCAGTCAATAACAGATTCCAAACCAAAATTCCAAA CGTCTATGCTATTGGTGATGTAGTTGCTGGACCTATGCTGGCCCACAAAGCTGAGGATGAAGGCATTCTTTGTGTAGAAGGGATGGCTGGGGGAGCAGTTCACATTGACTATAACTGCGTACCTTCTGTGATATACACTCACCCTGAAGTGGCCTGGGTTGGCAAATCAGaagaacagctgaaagaagag GGTATAGAATACAAAATCGGGAAATTTCCATTTGCTGCGAACAGtagagcaaagacaaatgctgacACAGATGGCATGGTGAAGATACTTAGTCAAAAATCAACAGACAGGATGTTGGGTGCTCACATTTTAGGCGCA GGTGCTGGTGAAATGGTTAATGAAGCTGCTCTTGCTATGGAATATGGAGCATCATGTGAAGATGTAGCCAGAGTTTGCCATGCCCATCCA ACAGTGTCAGAAGCCTTCAGGGAAGCAAACCTAGCAGCATCTTTTGGCAAAGCTATCAACTTCTAA